The proteins below come from a single Argentina anserina chromosome 1, drPotAnse1.1, whole genome shotgun sequence genomic window:
- the LOC126801169 gene encoding retrovirus-related Pol polyprotein from transposon TNT 1-94: MAGDDDVFSPGISMTQLSLFQKRLIQMATRHGLGSMTWYSSGSPTLSVKTLLRVSPITLRLKRNSEDLQSLEEWPFCDNPTKRAPTGPEVKSSSIVCECLAAARVMAENNNYVQPSIPRFDGHYDHWSLLMENFLRSKEYWSLIETGFTEPAAGEVITAAQRKTLDELKLKDLKAKNYLFQAIDRTILDTILQKDTAKQIWDSMKKKYEGNARVKCFQLQALRKDFEILELKVGESVTDYYSRVMSVANRMRTHGQQMDDATVVDKILQSLTEKFNYIACSIEESKNIDEMSVDELQSSLLVHEQKLNRSRGEEPAALKISTNGAFPARGRGRGVWRGKGRSMRYGSGSGLKHDGQSPDFHSRGGRGGFKHEHQSSGRGRGYFDKSKVECFRCHGFGHFRDECNAKLHREKQKFGE, encoded by the exons ATggctggtgatgatgatgttttttCACCAGGCATATCAATGACACAATTGAGTCTCTTTCAGAAAAGACTGATCCAGATGGCTACAAGACATGGACTCGGGTCAATGACTTGGTACAGCAGTGGATCACCAACACTGTCAGTCAAGACATTGCTAAGAGTCTCACCTATTACTCTTCGGCTCAAGAG GAATTCCGAAGATCTGCAGTCGTTGGAGGAGTGGCCCTTCTGTGACAATCCGACTAAACG agcccctACTGGGCCTGAGGTGAAAAGCAGCAGTATTGTGTGTGAGTGTCTTGCAGCAGCAAGGGTAATGGCAGAGAATAACAACTATGTGCAGCCCTCCATTCCACGCTTTGATGGGCATTATGATCACTGGAGTTTATTAATGGAGAACTTCCTGAGATCGAAGGAGTATTGGAGCCTAATTGAGACAGGCTTCACTGAGCCTGCTGCGGGGGAGGTGATAACCGCAGCACAGAGGAAGACGTTGGATGAGTTGAAGCTGAAAGATCTAAAGGCGAAGAATTATCTCTTTCAGGCGATTGACCGCACGATCTTAGATACAATCCTTCAAAAGGATACTGCGAAGCAAATATGGGATTCCATGAAGAAGAAGTATGAAGGGAATGCAAGGGTGAAATGCTTTCAACTTCAAGCACTTCGCAAGGATTTTGAAATTCTTGAGTTGAAAGTTGGTGAGTCTGTCACAGATTATTACTCTCGAGTTATGTCTGTGGCAAATAGAATGCGGACTCACGGTCAACAGATGGATGATGCTACTGTGGTGGATAAGATACTTCAATCTTTGACCGAGAAGTTCAACTATATAGCCTGCTCCATTGAAGAGTCGAAGAACATTGATGAGATGTCAGTCGATGAGCTACAAAGTTCATTGCTTGTTCATGAGCAAAAACTCAATCGGAGTAGAGGAGAGGAGCCAGCAGCCCTAAAAATATCAACAAATGGTGCTTTTCCAGCTAGAGGCAGAGGCAGAGGCGTATGGAGAGGAAAAGGCAGAAGTATGAGATATGGCAGTGGGAGCGGACTAAAGCATGATGGTCAATCCCCTGATTTTCATAGCAGAGGTGGTAGAGGAGGTTTCAAGCATGAACATCAATCCTCAGGCAGAGGTAGAGGATATTTTGATAAGTCCAAGGTGGAATGCTTCAGATGTCATGGGTTTGGTCACTTTCGGGATGAGTGTAATGCGAAGCTTCACAGAGAGAAACAAAAGTTCGGTGAGTAG
- the LOC126801180 gene encoding disease resistance protein RPV1-like produces the protein MEIAASSSSSASSSSPPSYWEHDVFLIFRGEDTRHGFTDHLYFALNQRRINSFRDTEKLPRGKFISLELVEAIQESSWCLDELAYILECQKVRGLEVIPVFFHVEPSQVRKQAGELGMEIAMHETYLEEKKRKVNKWKEALKEIASLSGWHVTNDRGESEVIQEVVKGISDVLNNPLSNPDRDLIGMDARIETLECYLDLRSDDVLAVGIWGMGGIGKTTLAKEVFKKIRNQFDVSGFVSNVRLYSEEKALVELQKLLCGSFFGDSNIKIDTVKRGIRLLKNVLYKKKVLIVLDDIDELKQLKDLAPGMHNEENSWAPGSRLIITTRDRCTLTQCGVLEYRIYEVEKLSDIEALQLICQRAIKRNDPPVEFVGLSKSFVKYAGRMVLAH, from the exons ATGGAAATAGCTGCTTCATCGTCTTCGTCTGCTTCGTCATCTAGTCCACCCTCTTATTGGGAGCATGATGTCTTCCTCATTTTCAGGGGTGAGGACACCCGCCATGGTTTTACAGACCATTTGTATTTTGCTTTGAATCAGAGAAGAATCAACAGTTTCAGAGACACTGAGAAGCTTCCGAGGGGGAAATTCATTTCACTGGAACTTGTGGAAGCAATCCAGGAGTCAAG TTGGTGTCTAGATGAGCTTGCTTATATTCTTGAATGCCAGAAAGTGAGGGGACTGGAAGTTATTCCGGTATTTTTCCATGTAGAGCCATCTCAGGTTAGAAAGCAAGCTGGAGAGTTAGGCATGGAGATTGCCATGCATGAGACATAtttagaggagaagaagagaaaggtGAACAAGTGGAAGGAAGCTTTGAAGGAGATAGCTAGTCTTTCCGGATGGCATGTCACCAATGACAG GGGAGAATCAGAAGTTATTCAGGAAGTAGTTAAAGGGATTTCAGACGTATTGAACAACCCGTTATCCAATCCGGACAGAGACTTAATTGGAATGGATGCACGTATTGAGACATTGGAGTGTTACTTGGATCTAAGGTCAGATGATGTTCTTGCTGTAGGGATTTGGGGGATGGGGGGCATTGGTAAGACGACTCTGGCAAAAGAAGTTTTCAAAAAGATCCGTAATCAGTTCGATGTTAGCGGCTTTGTATCAAATGTTAGATTGTATTCAGAAGAGAAAGCTCTTGTTGAATTGCAAAAACTTCTTTGTGGATCCTTTTTCGGGGATAGCAATATTAAGATAGACACTGTCAAAAGAGGGATAAGGTTATTAAAGAATGTACTGTACAAGAAAAAGGTGCTAATTGTTCTAGATGATATTGATGAACTCAAACAACTGAAAGATTTGGCACCTGGAATGCATAATGAAGAGAATTCTTGGGCTCCAGGAAGTCGACTCATTATAACAACCAGAGATAGGTGCACATTGACACAATGTGGAGTATTGGAGTATAGAATATATGAGGTCGAAAAACTGAGTGATATAGAAGCGCTTCAGCTCATCTGTCAACGTGCCATCAAGAGAAACGATCCACCAGTTGAGTTTGTAGGACTGTCTAAGAGTTTTGTAAAATATGCTGGACGAATGGTTCTAGCTCATTGA